In the Natronolimnobius baerhuensis genome, one interval contains:
- a CDS encoding FKBP-type peptidyl-prolyl cis-trans isomerase, with amino-acid sequence MTEEQEAEPAEQADDVAEDVDEDADGLQNGDFVELEYTAYTSDGDQLVDTTDPDVAEEEGVDDQGQEFKPRTIVLGEGHIFEDVEEAITGSEAGDEGTVTVAAEDAFGEYDADNVQTVSAEKIDEDDRYPGANIQIDGEQGYISTIIGGRARVDFNHPLAGEDVEYEYEILGEVDDREQKAAGLFEMFLGMEPDLWIETDEVEEEVPVEPDEDDDEDAEPEFETELVEKETLYLEATPQMTMNQQWMMGKQQIAQQIMEKVDVDRVIVQEVIDGMGGMGMGGMMGGMGGMGGEDIEEALEDADVDADEIVEELEGADE; translated from the coding sequence ATGACCGAGGAACAGGAAGCCGAGCCTGCAGAACAGGCCGATGACGTTGCAGAGGATGTCGATGAAGACGCAGACGGACTCCAGAACGGCGATTTCGTCGAACTGGAGTACACCGCGTACACGAGCGACGGCGACCAGTTGGTCGACACGACCGACCCAGACGTCGCCGAGGAAGAAGGCGTCGACGATCAGGGCCAGGAGTTCAAGCCCCGAACAATCGTTCTCGGAGAGGGCCACATCTTCGAAGACGTCGAAGAAGCCATCACCGGCTCCGAAGCCGGCGACGAGGGCACCGTGACGGTTGCCGCCGAAGACGCATTCGGCGAGTACGATGCTGACAACGTCCAGACCGTCAGCGCCGAGAAGATCGACGAAGACGACCGCTACCCTGGTGCAAACATCCAGATCGACGGTGAGCAGGGCTACATCAGCACGATCATCGGCGGTCGCGCACGCGTTGACTTCAACCACCCACTCGCCGGTGAGGACGTCGAGTACGAGTACGAAATCCTCGGCGAAGTTGACGACCGCGAGCAGAAAGCCGCCGGACTGTTCGAGATGTTCCTCGGGATGGAACCCGACCTCTGGATCGAGACGGACGAGGTCGAAGAGGAAGTTCCAGTCGAACCCGACGAAGACGACGACGAGGACGCCGAACCCGAGTTCGAAACCGAACTCGTCGAGAAAGAGACGCTCTATCTCGAGGCCACGCCCCAGATGACGATGAACCAGCAGTGGATGATGGGCAAACAGCAGATCGCCCAGCAGATTATGGAGAAAGTCGATGTCGACCGCGTCATCGTCCAGGAAGTCATCGACGGCATGGGTGGCATGGGCATGGGCGGTATGATGGGCGGCATGGGCGGTATGGGCGGCGAGGACATCGAGGAAGCCCTCGAGGACGCCGACGTCGATGCTGACGAGATCGTCGAAGAACTCGAAGGCGCAGACGAGTAA
- a CDS encoding RAD55 family ATPase: MESRLETGIDVLDRKLDGGLPPGCVISYTAIPASQSELLLYELTAARGTLYITTERSKPAVKRALENSPSSIGTPTIRHISGEDPLEEARQLVEALPEGANLIIDTVDVLERAPMDEYISFLNDLKTRMIETGSVAVLHCLESESQPENRARTHHAADAVFALETTVTGTELENRLTIPKFRNGGQPTESIKLELTEEVQIDTSRDIA, from the coding sequence ATGGAGAGTCGGCTGGAAACCGGAATCGACGTCCTCGACCGGAAACTCGACGGTGGCTTGCCACCGGGCTGTGTTATCTCGTATACGGCGATACCGGCCAGTCAATCCGAACTGCTGTTGTACGAACTCACCGCCGCGCGCGGGACGCTGTACATCACAACCGAACGCTCCAAGCCAGCCGTCAAACGAGCCCTCGAGAATTCACCGTCCTCCATCGGCACCCCAACGATTCGTCACATCAGCGGTGAGGACCCACTTGAGGAGGCACGCCAACTCGTCGAGGCACTCCCCGAGGGTGCAAACCTGATTATCGACACGGTAGACGTCTTAGAGCGTGCGCCGATGGACGAGTACATCTCCTTTCTGAATGATCTCAAAACGCGAATGATCGAAACCGGCTCGGTTGCCGTCCTCCACTGTCTCGAGAGCGAGTCTCAACCCGAGAACCGGGCGCGGACCCACCACGCCGCTGACGCCGTCTTCGCCCTCGAAACCACAGTCACCGGCACCGAACTCGAGAACCGCCTGACGATTCCGAAGTTCCGCAACGGCGGCCAGCCAACCGAATCGATCAAACTCGAGTTGACGGAAGAAGTCCAGATCGACACGAGTCGAGATATCGCCTGA
- the pyrB gene encoding aspartate carbamoyltransferase has protein sequence MRHDHLITSKQLSRADIEAILDRAAEIDADRAAVADRHAGSLLGLLFFEPSTRTKMSFETAMKRLGGDVVDMGSVESSSVKKGETLADTVRVIEGYADALVLRHPKQGAAKMASEYVDVPLLNAGDGAGHHPTQTMLDLYTIRENAGLDDLTIGIMGDLKYGRTVHSLAHALTNFDTRQHFISPESLQLPREVIYDLHQAQDAQVREHETLEDILPSLDVLYVTRIQQERFPDKDEYQKVAGEYQIDKRILEAARDDLTIMHPLPRVDEIAPEIDETEHAAYFEQAHNGVPVRMALLDLLLSKNGGGADE, from the coding sequence ATGCGTCACGATCACCTCATCACGAGTAAACAACTCTCGCGGGCGGATATCGAGGCCATCCTCGACCGGGCGGCCGAAATCGACGCTGACCGCGCTGCCGTCGCCGACCGCCACGCGGGATCGCTACTCGGCTTGCTCTTTTTCGAACCGAGTACGCGAACGAAGATGAGCTTCGAAACCGCAATGAAACGCCTCGGCGGCGACGTCGTCGACATGGGCTCTGTCGAATCCTCGAGCGTCAAAAAGGGCGAGACGCTCGCGGATACCGTCCGCGTCATCGAGGGCTACGCCGACGCGCTCGTACTGCGCCATCCCAAACAGGGGGCAGCGAAGATGGCAAGCGAGTACGTCGACGTGCCGCTGTTGAACGCCGGCGACGGGGCCGGCCACCATCCGACACAGACGATGCTTGATCTCTATACGATCCGGGAGAACGCGGGGCTGGATGACCTCACAATTGGTATCATGGGCGACCTAAAGTACGGTCGCACAGTCCACTCACTGGCACACGCACTGACAAACTTCGACACACGCCAACACTTCATCAGCCCTGAGAGTCTGCAACTTCCGCGAGAGGTTATCTACGACCTGCATCAAGCACAGGACGCACAGGTCCGCGAACACGAGACGCTCGAGGACATTCTCCCCTCGCTCGACGTGCTCTACGTGACGCGAATCCAGCAAGAGCGCTTCCCGGACAAAGACGAGTACCAGAAAGTCGCCGGCGAGTATCAGATCGATAAGAGAATACTCGAGGCCGCACGCGACGACTTGACGATCATGCACCCGCTTCCTCGAGTCGACGAAATCGCGCCCGAAATAGACGAGACTGAACACGCGGCGTACTTCGAGCAGGCACACAACGGCGTCCCGGTGCGGATGGCGCTGCTGGATCTCCTCTTGAGCAAGAACGGAGGTGGCGCCGATGAGTGA
- the pyrI gene encoding aspartate carbamoyltransferase regulatory subunit — protein MSDDHEHHDGNTDHELRVSKIRDGTVIDHVRGGQALNVLAILGIDGSKGEEVSVGMNVPSDRFARKDIVKVEGRELSQDEVDVLTLIAPDATINIVRDYEVVEKHRVERPDVVVGVLSCPNDGCITTGNEPVTSRFDVLEGAVRCSYCETIVREEIAALIDTA, from the coding sequence ATGAGTGACGACCACGAACATCACGACGGGAACACAGACCACGAACTTCGCGTTAGCAAGATTCGGGACGGCACTGTCATCGACCACGTTCGCGGCGGACAGGCGCTGAACGTCCTCGCAATTCTGGGAATCGATGGCAGCAAGGGCGAGGAGGTCTCCGTCGGGATGAACGTCCCCTCGGATCGCTTTGCGCGCAAAGACATCGTCAAGGTCGAGGGCCGAGAGTTGAGTCAGGACGAAGTCGACGTCCTCACGCTGATCGCACCCGACGCAACGATCAACATCGTTCGCGATTACGAAGTCGTCGAAAAACACCGCGTCGAACGGCCGGACGTCGTCGTGGGCGTGCTCTCTTGTCCGAACGACGGCTGTATCACGACCGGCAACGAACCTGTCACGTCTCGCTTCGATGTGCTCGAGGGTGCAGTTCGGTGTTCATACTGTGAGACGATTGTTCGCGAGGAAATTGCCGCGTTGATCGACACTGCCTGA